A stretch of Brassica napus cultivar Da-Ae chromosome C6, Da-Ae, whole genome shotgun sequence DNA encodes these proteins:
- the LOC106372945 gene encoding uncharacterized protein LOC106372945, producing MLYTQASQTAEAVRKQEALIKENAVEAERHMVDDILDLDAHRLNATRNPSQTLVCLETTEKISQQFAEAPEQEQSTLDETSLIEIDQRQWDGYEPSMEKQETIEGVQSEKRVKSRKVFIPKYLRREVNKVELDGFHKKVKRVPKDMSFEDAYYKYRLGNFFRESRETDKDIEMLLNKVRRKPKRTLKKEQDPGKFLIPCCIHDHTLTNALCDTGSAVSIMAIDTADLLGFKMELSQDSFTFVDNSKANSAGMIKNVKVEIGDCSIPVDFHVVKSKSGQISTLLFGRAFMATVGAVCDLKKNRMCLTNVDETVFYDPVEKKKGEKFISCIEMFEDPGPIADLNHEPAIAESASVDIRVAASVDFQSSESIDNKPSESDDSQS from the exons ATGCTATACACCCAAGCTTCTCAGACTGCAGAAGCTGTTAGGAAGCAAGAAGCTCTAATTAAAGAGAATGCAGTGGAAGCTGAAAGACACATGGTTGATGACATCTTAG ATCTTGATGCACACCGCTTGAATGCCACTAGAAATCCATCTCAGACATTAGTTTGCTTAGAGACAACAGAGAAGATAAGTCAGCAATTTGCAGAAGCACCAGAGCAAGAACAATCAACACTAGATGAAACTTCTCTCATTGAGATCGATCAACGCCAATGGGATGGATACGAACCTTCAATGGAAAAGCAAGAAACAATAGAAGGAGTTCAAAGTGAGAAAAGAGTCAAATCTAGGAAAGTATTTATTCCTAAATACCTCAGGAGAGAAGTTAACAAAGTGGAACTTGATGGATTTCAcaagaaggtgaagagagtTCCTAAGGATATGTCTTTCGAGGATGCATATTATAAGTACAGACTTGGTAATTTCTTCAGAGAGAGCAGAGAGACGGATAAGGACATTGAGATGTTACTCAACAAGGTCCGGCGTAAGCCTAAGAGGACTCTAAAGAAGGAACAAGATCCTGGAAAGTTCTTGATTCCATGCTGTATACATGATCACACCTTGACAAACGCCCTCTGTGATACTGGATCTGCAGTAAGTATCATGGCTATAGACACTGCTGATTTATTAGGATTCAAGATGGAGCTTTCTCAGGATAGTTTCACTTTCGTGGATAACTCCAAGGCAAACTCAGCAGGCATGATCAAGAATGTCAAGGTAGAGATAGGAGACTGCAGTATCCCTGTGGACTTTCACGTCGTGAAGAGCAAATCTGGCCAGATATCTACTCTTCTTTTTGGAAGAGCCTTCATGGCTACAGTGGGAGCAGTTTGTGATCTTAAGAAGAATAGGATGTGCTTGACTAATGTTGATGAAACTGTCTTCTATGATCccgtggagaagaagaaaggtgagAAGTTTATTTCATGCATAGAGATGTTTGAAGATCCAGGACCTATAGCTGATCTCAATCACGAGCCCGCAATAGCAGAATCAGCGTCGGTCGACATTAGAGTTGCAGCATCGGTCGACTTCCAGtcctcagaatcgatcgacaataAGCCTTCAGAATCAGACGACTCTCAGTCTTAA
- the LOC106368462 gene encoding uncharacterized protein LOC106368462 — MGQQVKWPQKMKAPDSFRNPGLWCDFHRDHVHKTEDCVALRIEVNELLQKGHLREFLSEKAKNHLNKEVPAKSAGAIPASQPRQDRVIHVISGGSEISGVSHASAKKSTRNAKHGLETTKPKRFLLCTNEISFTAKEQEKIMAPHHDALVISLTVENCLVKRILVDNGSSSNIIFQTAYQDRGLEESAVTRKITPLIGFSGEVKQTAGEVTLPVYAEGINMSTKFLVVDSQSAYNMILGRPWIHDMGAVPSTLHQMVKFPTPWGIRIIKGDQENSRSCYQTSLKGKTKVL; from the coding sequence ATGGGCCAACAGGTCAAATGGCCTCAAAAGATGAAGGCACCTGACTCGTTCCGGAACCCTGGCCTCTGGTGCGACTTCCATCGCGACCACGTTCACAAAACTGAAGACTGCGTCGCTCTAAGGATCGAGGTCAATGAACTACTCCAAAAGGGGCATCTCCGGGAATTCCTCTCGGAGAAAGCCAAGAACCATCTAAATAAAGAGGTGCCGGCGAAATCCGCTGGAGCTATACCCGCCTCACAACCCCGCCAGGACCGAGTTATCCATGTCATATCTGGAGGTTCAGAGATAAGCGGCGTGAGTCATGCATCTGCCAAGAAAAGCACCCGCAATGCCAAGCACGGCCTGGAGACAACCAAACCAAAGCGGTTTCTCCTATGTACCAACGAAATAAGCTTCACGGCTAAGGAGCAGGAGAAGATCATGGCTCCCCACCACGATGCCCTGGTCATCTCGCTCACCGTAGAAAACTGCTTGGTAAAAAGAATATTAGTGGACAATGGTAGCTCCAGCAACATCATTTTCCAGACTGCTTACCAGGATCGAGGGCTCGAGGAGAGCGCCGTGACGCGTAAAATAACTCCACTCATCGGATTCAGCGGCGAAGTCAAGCAAACAGCTGGAGAGGTCACTCTCCCAGTGTACGCTGAAGGGATCAACATGTCTACCAAGTTCCTGGTCGTCGACAGTCAATCAGCATACAACATGATCCTAGGAAGACCCTGGATTCACGACATGGGAGCAGTCCCTTCAACCCTTCATCAAATGGTGAAATTCCCTACACCCTGGGGCATCAGAATAATCAAAGGAGATCAGGAGAATTCTCGATCCTGCTACCAAACCTCCTTAAAGGGGaagaccaaggtcttatag